One region of Streptomyces leeuwenhoekii genomic DNA includes:
- a CDS encoding anti-sigma regulatory factor, with protein MSQIAGEPATQDFVEVRLPAAGAYLSVLRTATAGLAARLDFTLDEIEDLRIAVDEACAILLQQAVPGSVLSCVFRLVDDSLEVTVSAPTTDGHAPSRDTFAWTVLSALAGKVSSAVDEDKTVSISLYKQRGAGPGPA; from the coding sequence GTGTCCCAGATCGCAGGCGAGCCCGCGACCCAGGACTTCGTGGAAGTCCGGCTGCCGGCTGCGGGTGCCTACCTGTCGGTGCTGCGGACGGCCACGGCCGGTCTCGCGGCCCGTTTGGACTTCACCCTCGACGAGATCGAGGACCTGCGCATCGCGGTGGACGAAGCCTGCGCGATCCTGCTCCAGCAGGCCGTGCCCGGCTCGGTGCTCAGCTGTGTCTTCCGCCTGGTCGACGACTCGCTCGAGGTCACCGTCTCGGCACCGACCACCGACGGCCACGCCCCCTCGCGGGACACCTTCGCCTGGACCGTCCTGTCCGCCCTCGCGGGCAAGGTCTCCTCCGCCGTGGACGAGGACAAAACCGTTTCGATCAGCCTCTACAAACAGCGCGGCGCGGGACCCGGGCCGGCGTGA
- a CDS encoding family 2B encapsulin nanocompartment shell protein has translation MSAGEEVRTEQGRPQQSLGTAAARNLATTTKSVPQMQEISSRWLLRTLPWVDVKGGTYRVNRRLSFAVGDGRVTFVKTGDRVEVIPAELGELPALRSYEDEEVLAELAQRCEQREFAPGDVIASFGSRTDTVYLLAHGRVEKVGTGPYGEDESLGVLADGAYFGDGALLDGDSIWEYTARAVTACTVLALPRQEVERIAERAGSLADHLRQRRSIPRQRTNRYGEKEIDLAAGHTGEPDIPHTFVDYEARPREYELSVAQTVLRIHTRVADLYNQPMNQTEQQLRLTVEALKERQEHELVNNREFGLLHNCEYDQRIQPHNGVPSPDDMDELLSRRRGTKLFLAHPRAIAAFGRELNRRGLVPETIDVGGNRIPTWRGVPIYPCNKIPVTEARTSSIIAMRTGEEDQGVVGLRATGIPDEIEPSLSVRFMGINEQAIIKYLVTAYYSAAVLVPDALGVLENVEIGRWQ, from the coding sequence ATGTCGGCAGGCGAAGAGGTCCGCACCGAGCAGGGCAGGCCGCAGCAGAGTCTGGGTACTGCGGCCGCGCGGAACCTGGCCACCACGACCAAGTCCGTACCCCAGATGCAGGAGATCAGCTCCCGCTGGCTGCTGCGCACACTGCCCTGGGTGGACGTCAAAGGCGGTACGTACCGGGTCAACCGCAGGTTGTCCTTCGCCGTGGGCGACGGCCGGGTGACGTTCGTGAAGACCGGTGACCGCGTCGAGGTCATCCCCGCCGAGCTGGGGGAGCTTCCCGCGTTGCGGTCCTACGAGGACGAGGAGGTGCTCGCCGAACTCGCCCAGCGCTGTGAGCAGCGGGAGTTCGCCCCGGGCGACGTGATCGCCTCCTTCGGCAGCCGGACCGACACCGTGTACCTGCTGGCGCACGGCAGGGTCGAGAAGGTCGGCACCGGCCCGTACGGGGAGGACGAGTCCCTCGGCGTCCTCGCCGACGGCGCCTACTTCGGCGACGGGGCACTGCTCGACGGCGACTCCATCTGGGAGTACACCGCCCGCGCGGTGACCGCCTGCACGGTCCTCGCACTGCCCCGCCAGGAGGTCGAGCGGATCGCGGAGCGGGCCGGGTCCCTGGCCGACCACCTGCGGCAGCGGCGCTCCATCCCGCGGCAGCGCACCAACCGGTACGGCGAGAAGGAGATCGACCTCGCCGCCGGCCACACCGGTGAACCGGACATCCCGCACACCTTCGTCGACTACGAGGCCCGGCCCCGCGAGTACGAACTGAGCGTCGCCCAGACGGTCCTGCGCATCCACACGCGCGTGGCCGACCTCTACAACCAGCCGATGAACCAGACCGAGCAGCAACTGCGGCTCACCGTCGAGGCGCTCAAGGAGCGCCAGGAGCACGAGCTCGTCAACAACCGAGAGTTCGGGCTGCTGCACAACTGCGAGTACGACCAGCGGATCCAGCCGCACAACGGCGTGCCGAGCCCGGACGACATGGACGAGCTGCTCAGCAGGCGGCGCGGCACCAAGCTGTTCCTCGCCCACCCGCGCGCCATCGCCGCGTTCGGCCGCGAGCTCAACCGGCGCGGACTCGTCCCGGAGACGATCGACGTCGGCGGCAACCGCATTCCCACCTGGCGGGGTGTGCCGATCTACCCCTGCAACAAGATCCCGGTCACCGAGGCCCGTACGTCCTCGATCATCGCCATGCGTACCGGCGAGGAGGACCAGGGCGTCGTCGGCCTGCGGGCCACCGGCATCCCCGACGAGATCGAGCCGAGCCTGTCGGTGCGCTTCATGGGCATCAACGAACAGGCCATCATCAAGTACTTGGTGACGGCCTACTACTCGGCCGCGGTCCTGGTCCCGGACGCGCTCGGCGTGCTGGAGAACGTCGAGATCGGCCGCTGGCAGTGA
- a CDS encoding UBP-type zinc finger domain-containing protein, producing MKQCTHADALPHPEPEPLSGTCPECLAEGTDPVQLRLCLTCGHVGCCDSSPGRHATAHHRGTGHPVMRTFEPGESWRWCFVDHVLV from the coding sequence ATGAAACAGTGCACGCACGCCGACGCGCTGCCGCACCCGGAACCCGAACCTCTGAGCGGGACGTGCCCCGAATGTCTGGCCGAAGGCACGGACCCGGTGCAGCTCCGCCTCTGTCTCACCTGCGGTCACGTCGGCTGCTGCGACTCCTCACCGGGGCGGCACGCGACCGCGCACCACAGGGGGACCGGCCACCCGGTGATGCGCACCTTCGAACCCGGGGAAAGCTGGCGCTGGTGCTTCGTCGACCACGTCCTCGTGTGA
- a CDS encoding 1-aminocyclopropane-1-carboxylate deaminase/D-cysteine desulfhydrase, whose amino-acid sequence MPDNGAVTGPDVLHPRLPSPLREVTDDRFARHGIRLLLKRDDLIHPELVGNKWRKLAPNLAAAAGRPIVTFGGAYSNHLRATAAAGRLLGVPTIGVVRGQELAARPLNPSLARCARDGMRLHFIDRSTYRRKAEPEAREAILRACGAEDAYVVPEGGSNAAAVRGCRALGEELGDVADVVAVACGTGGTLAGLAAGLSPGRRALGVAVLRGGFLAGDVRRLQERAFGGPRGDWRLEERFHFGGYARVPPELDAFAADFERRHGLPVERLYVAKTLYALTALAEEGAFPRGSTVAAVVTGRPFPEPGP is encoded by the coding sequence ATGCCCGACAATGGTGCCGTGACCGGCCCGGACGTCCTCCATCCCCGTCTCCCCTCCCCGCTGCGCGAGGTGACGGACGACCGCTTCGCCCGGCACGGCATCCGCCTGCTGCTCAAGCGCGACGACCTGATCCATCCGGAGCTGGTCGGCAACAAGTGGCGCAAACTCGCTCCCAACCTCGCGGCGGCGGCCGGCCGTCCGATCGTCACGTTCGGCGGCGCCTACTCCAACCACCTCCGGGCCACCGCCGCCGCGGGCCGCCTGCTCGGCGTGCCCACCATCGGCGTGGTCCGCGGCCAGGAACTCGCCGCCCGGCCGCTCAATCCGTCCCTGGCCCGGTGCGCGCGCGACGGCATGCGGCTGCATTTCATCGACAGATCGACATACCGGCGCAAGGCCGAGCCCGAGGCGCGCGAGGCGATCCTGCGCGCGTGCGGCGCCGAGGACGCGTACGTCGTGCCCGAGGGCGGCAGCAACGCCGCCGCCGTGCGCGGCTGCCGCGCGCTCGGGGAGGAGCTGGGGGACGTGGCCGATGTCGTCGCCGTGGCGTGCGGCACCGGGGGCACCCTGGCCGGACTGGCCGCCGGCCTCTCCCCCGGCCGGCGGGCTCTGGGCGTGGCCGTCCTCAGGGGCGGCTTCCTCGCCGGCGACGTACGGCGGCTCCAGGAGCGGGCGTTCGGCGGTCCGCGCGGTGACTGGCGGCTGGAGGAGCGCTTCCATTTCGGCGGCTACGCACGCGTCCCGCCCGAGCTCGACGCCTTCGCGGCCGACTTCGAACGGCGTCACGGGCTGCCCGTGGAGCGCCTCTATGTGGCCAAAACGCTCTACGCCCTGACCGCCCTGGCCGAGGAGGGCGCCTTCCCGCGCGGGAGCACGGTCGCGGCCGTCGTCACCGGCCGCCCCTTCCCCGAACCCGGCCCGTGA
- a CDS encoding N-acetylmuramoyl-L-alanine amidase, which yields MAKPMSAGSFLKALRAEGLTVVEVGDWRDHNRNHKGPWGPVHGVMIHHTVTKGSARTVEICRRGYEGLPGPLCHGVITKDGRVHLVGYGRANHAGFGDDEVLRAVIAEKGLPPDNEANTDGNRHFYGFECENLGDGKDPWPAVQLEAIEKAAAAVCRYHGWNERSVIGHLEWQPGKVDPRGFTMSSMRGRIRDRLK from the coding sequence ATGGCCAAACCCATGTCCGCGGGCAGTTTTCTGAAGGCACTGAGAGCCGAGGGCCTCACCGTCGTCGAGGTCGGCGACTGGCGGGACCACAACCGCAACCACAAGGGCCCGTGGGGCCCCGTCCACGGCGTCATGATCCATCACACCGTGACCAAGGGCAGTGCGCGCACCGTCGAGATCTGCCGCAGGGGGTACGAGGGCCTGCCCGGCCCGCTGTGCCACGGCGTGATCACCAAGGACGGCAGAGTGCACCTCGTCGGCTACGGCCGAGCCAACCACGCCGGGTTCGGCGACGACGAGGTGCTGCGCGCGGTGATCGCGGAGAAGGGACTCCCCCCGGACAACGAGGCCAACACCGACGGCAACCGGCACTTCTACGGCTTCGAGTGCGAGAACCTGGGCGACGGCAAGGACCCCTGGCCCGCCGTCCAGCTCGAGGCCATCGAGAAGGCGGCCGCCGCGGTCTGCCGCTATCACGGGTGGAACGAGCGGTCCGTGATCGGGCACCTGGAGTGGCAGCCGGGGAAGGTGGACCCGCGCGGGTTCACGATGTCCTCGATGCGGGGGCGGATCCGGGACCGGCTGAAGTGA
- a CDS encoding Na+/H+ antiporter, which yields MDVMPLLLLVAGSAAVAAAARRTPVPGPLLLVAAGLAVSYLPGVPTYTLDPHVVLPLLLPPLLYTAASDSSYLDLRAQVRPVALLSVGYVLFATFAVGWAAYLIVPDLPLTAALVLGAVVAPPDAVAATAVARRVGLPSRITTILQGESLVNDATAITAYKVALAAAVGEGATWAGGIGEFLLAAVGGVGVGLVLMVPIQWLRTRLREALLQNTLSLLIPFAAYAAAEQVHASGVLAVVVVALHLGHRAWQVDFATRLQEDAVWKMVAFVLESSVFALIGLQLPVVLDGLGTYAGADAAWYAVALFLVVVAARFVWVYPATFLPRMMSARVRAREEEPTWKAPFVVGWAGMRGVVSLAIAFSVPLTVHGGAPFPGRDLILFLTFTTVIGTLVVQGVTLPPLIRLLRFPGRDAQAETLAEANAQAQASLAAERRLTELLSDERNALPGPLADRLRTVLERRRNAVWERLGQSNPVTGESADDTYRRLSREMIGAEREVFVRLRDARRIDDEMLRTLLRRLDLEEAAAYRETAR from the coding sequence GTGGACGTGATGCCGCTGTTGTTGCTGGTGGCGGGGAGCGCGGCGGTGGCCGCGGCGGCCCGGCGCACCCCCGTGCCGGGGCCCCTGCTGCTGGTCGCCGCGGGGCTGGCGGTGTCCTACCTGCCCGGGGTGCCCACGTACACCCTCGACCCGCACGTCGTCCTGCCGCTGTTGCTGCCCCCGCTGCTGTACACGGCGGCCAGCGACAGCTCCTACCTCGATCTGCGGGCGCAGGTGCGGCCGGTCGCGCTGCTGTCGGTGGGGTACGTCCTCTTCGCGACCTTCGCCGTCGGCTGGGCCGCCTATCTGATCGTGCCGGACCTGCCGCTGACCGCGGCGCTGGTGCTGGGCGCGGTGGTGGCACCGCCGGACGCGGTCGCGGCCACGGCGGTCGCGCGCCGGGTGGGGCTGCCGTCCCGGATCACCACGATCCTCCAGGGCGAGTCCCTGGTGAACGACGCCACCGCGATCACCGCCTACAAAGTGGCGCTCGCGGCGGCGGTCGGCGAGGGCGCCACCTGGGCCGGCGGCATCGGGGAGTTCCTGCTCGCCGCGGTCGGCGGCGTCGGCGTCGGGCTGGTGCTGATGGTGCCGATCCAGTGGCTGCGCACCCGGCTGCGGGAGGCGCTGCTGCAGAACACGCTCTCCCTGCTCATCCCCTTCGCCGCCTACGCGGCGGCCGAGCAGGTGCACGCCTCCGGCGTCCTGGCGGTGGTCGTCGTCGCGCTCCACCTCGGCCATCGCGCGTGGCAGGTCGATTTCGCCACGCGCCTCCAGGAGGACGCGGTGTGGAAGATGGTGGCCTTCGTCCTGGAGTCCTCCGTCTTCGCGCTGATCGGACTCCAGCTCCCGGTGGTCCTCGACGGCCTCGGGACGTACGCGGGCGCGGACGCCGCCTGGTACGCGGTGGCCCTCTTCCTGGTCGTCGTCGCGGCCCGGTTCGTGTGGGTGTACCCGGCGACCTTCCTGCCCCGGATGATGTCCGCGCGGGTCCGCGCGCGGGAGGAGGAACCCACCTGGAAGGCGCCGTTCGTCGTCGGCTGGGCGGGCATGCGCGGCGTGGTCTCGCTCGCCATCGCCTTCTCCGTCCCGCTCACCGTGCACGGCGGCGCGCCCTTCCCCGGGCGCGACCTCATCCTGTTCCTCACCTTCACCACCGTCATCGGCACCCTGGTCGTGCAGGGCGTGACCCTGCCGCCGCTGATCCGCCTGCTGCGCTTCCCCGGACGCGACGCGCAGGCGGAGACGCTCGCGGAGGCCAACGCCCAGGCGCAGGCCTCGCTGGCCGCCGAGCGGCGCTTGACGGAGCTGCTGTCCGACGAGCGCAACGCGCTTCCCGGACCGCTCGCCGACCGCCTGCGCACGGTCCTGGAGCGCCGCCGCAACGCGGTGTGGGAACGGCTCGGGCAGTCCAACCCGGTCACCGGCGAGAGCGCCGACGACACCTACCGGCGGTTGTCCCGGGAGATGATCGGTGCCGAGCGCGAGGTCTTCGTCAGACTGCGGGACGCCCGCCGGATCGACGACGAGATGCTCAGGACGCTGCTGCGCAGGCTCGATCTGGAGGAGGCGGCGGCCTACCGGGAGACCGCGCGGTGA